The Populus alba chromosome 6, ASM523922v2, whole genome shotgun sequence genome contains a region encoding:
- the LOC118037613 gene encoding probable glutathione S-transferase has translation MADEVALAPEHFAGSPFGVRVRIALAEKRVKYEYSDENSRDYSALLLEMNPVCKKRPILFHNEKAVCDSLIIVQYVDEAWMGNAPLLPSDPYQRAQSRFWADFIDKKVYEITRKIWTTKGEELEGAKKDFIECLKLLEGELGDKPYYGGEKLGYVDVAFVPFYCWFYAYEKCGNFNIEKECPKIIAWAKRCMQKESVSKSLEDPKKVYEYVLERRKTLRVD, from the exons ATGGCTGATGAGGTGGCACTAGCGCCGGAACATTTTGCAGGCTCCCCTTTTGGTGTAAGAGTGAGAATAGCATTGGCAGAGAAGCGAGTCAAGTATGAGTACAGTGATGAGAACTCGAGGGACTATAGTGCATTGCTTCTTGAGATGAACCCAGTCTGCAAGAAGCGCCCAATTCTCTTCCACAATGAAAAAGCAGTCTGTGATTCCCTGATTATTGTTCAGTACGTTGACGAAGCATGGATGGGAAATGCCCCTCTTCTGCCTTCTGATCCTTACCAGAGAGCCCAGTCCAGATTCTGGGCAGATTTTATTGACAAGAAG GTGTATGAGATTACTAGGAAGATATGGACAACGAAAGGAGAAGAACTGGAGGGAGCAAAAAAGGATTTTATCGAGTGCCTCAAGCTGCTGGAAGGAGAGCTCGGAGACAAGCCTTATTACGGCGGAGAGAAGCTTGGGTATGTGGATGTGGCGTTCGTTCCTTTCTACTGCTGGTTTTATGCCTATGAGAAATGTGGAAACTTCAACATAGAGAAAGAGTGCCCCAAGATCATTGCATGGGCTAAGAGATGCATGCAAAAGGAGAGTGTATCCAAGTCTCTTGAAGACCCCAAAAAGGTGTACGAGTACGTCTTGGAGCGCAGGAAGACGCTTCGGGTGGATTAA
- the LOC118037614 gene encoding probable glutathione S-transferase, producing the protein MASDQVTLLDFWPSPFGMRVRLALAEKGVKYEYTEEDLRNKSALLLQMNPVNKQIPVLVHNGKPVCESLIIVQYIDEVWKDSAPLLPSDPYQKAQARFWADFVDKKIYDLGRKIWSKKGEEQEAAKKDFIDSLKLMEGELGDKPYFGGETIGYVDIALVPFYSWFYAYETIGNFNIEAECPKLIAYCKRCLQKETVSKALEDPQKVYDFVLMLMKKFGL; encoded by the exons ATGGCCAGTGATCAAGTGACCCTGTTGGATTTCTGGCCAAGTCCATTTGGTATGAGAGTGAGATTAGCGTTGGCTGAAAAGGGCGTCAAGTATGAGTACACTGAAGAAGATTTGAGGAACAAAAGTGCTTTGCTCCTTCAAATGAATCCTGTTAACAAGCAAATCCCAGTTCTTGTCCATAATGGGAAACCTGTCTGTGAGTCACTTATTATTGTTCAATATATTGATGAGGTGTGGAAGGACAGCGCTCCTTTGTTGCCTTCTGATCCGTACCAGAAAGCTCAGGCTAGGTTCTGGGCTGATTTTGTTGACAAGAAG ATATATGACCTTGGGAGGAAGATATGGTcgaaaaaaggagaagaacagGAGGCAGCCAAGAAGGACTTCATTGACAGCCTCAAGTTGATGGAAGGAGAGCTCGGAGACAAGCCTTACTTTGGGGGCGAGACCATCGGCTACGTTGATATAGCACTTGTTCCTTTCTATTCCTGGTTTTATGCCTATGAGACCATCGGAAACTTCAACATAGAGGCCGAGTGTCCGAAGCTGATTGCTTACTGTAAGAGGTGCTTGCAGAAAGAGACTGTATCCAAGGCTCTTGAAGATCCACAAAAGGTCTATGATTTCGTTCTGATGCTGATGAAGAAGTTTGGTCTTTAG
- the LOC118037636 gene encoding LOW QUALITY PROTEIN: uncharacterized protein (The sequence of the model RefSeq protein was modified relative to this genomic sequence to represent the inferred CDS: deleted 1 base in 1 codon; substituted 1 base at 1 genomic stop codon), with protein MHGNAEVMNQIYRQLSFLKLRYPLTAMRNGCFLIPFTVILWSSFVATLVADRVTSINTDQDALLALKDHIVNDPQNLLTTNWTATTSVCDWVGVTCGTRHRRVRALNLSNMDLTGTIPPHLGNLSFLVYASFYNNSFRGSVPDELAKLRRLEYFNLKNNYFGGEIPSWFGSFTRLHMLSLANNSFTGAIPPSLFHLSELDGLDLSNNDLQGHIPGEIGKLPNLPSNLFNNLPNLEGLYLSWNLFRGQIPAALFGCKQLKILSLSYNNFEGKIHRDIRNLTVLEQLYLGYNKFNGTIPPEIGNLVNLEIISLSITRIGGPIPVRIFNISTLRSIQMTGNYLSGHLPSSIGLQLPNLERLLVGENELSGPFPVSLSNASELLILELSSNFFFGPIPDAFGDGLRNLRILNLGNNSFTSNSLSSELNFLTSLTNSKNLRLVFLSLNPLKGTLPISVGNLSSSLENFVAESCQIKGSIPEGIGNLSNLVQLSLQDNDLKGTIPTTIGRLRKLQSLSFSGNNLEGSAPSDLCDIESLAFLYLGENKLVGSIPSCLGNVSSLRELAMGANNLASTIPSTLWRLKDIQQLQLSSNSLSGSLPLDISNLKVVRHLDISGNQLTGEIPSSIGDLIDLAYLSLSNNRLQGPISRSFGDMVSLEFLDLSRNNLSGEIPKDMEKLTYLKYFNVSFNGLQGEIPGGPFKKFSARSFLGNEALCGSPQMQVQPCKTRGRHQSKKATANVFKYILPAIGAVVMATAXFTVLYVMRGRRNEKKKPGDFPDLATWRRVSFQELERATDGFDEVNLLGTGSFGSVYKGLFSDGVHVAVKVFHSQLEGAFKSFDVECEVLRSIRHRNLVKIITSCCNIDFKALVLEFMPNWSLEKWLYSHNYFLDLLQRLNIMIDVASALEYLHHGNATLVVHCDLKPSNILLDENMVVHVSDFGIAKLLGEGHSITQTMTLATVGYMAPEYGSEGIVSVKGDVYSYGIVLMETFTRRKPTDEMFTGETNLKLWVKESLPGAVAQIADAHLKDHGQYPAAKKDCLSSILELALQCSAEQPEERIDIEDALTALKKIKAKFLKDSRGIGTSYI; from the exons ATGCACGGAAATGCAGAAGTTATGAACCAAATATACAGACAACTCTCATTTCTGAAGTTACGATACCCTCTCACAGCTATGCGGAACGGTTGCTTCCTGATCCCTTTCACAGTGATACTATGGAGCAGTTTTGTTGCGACCTTGGTGGCTGATAGAGTAACCAGCATTAACACTGATCAAGATGCTCTTCTTGCCTTGAAAGACCACATCGTTAATGACCCTCAAAACCTGCTGACCACCAACTGGACTGCTACCACCTCTGTTTGCGACTGGGTTGGTGTCACTTGTGGAACTCGCCACCGTAGGGTCAGAGCCTTGAATCTGTCTAACATGGATCTTACAGGTACCATACCTCCACATTTGGGAAACTTGTCCTTTCTAGTTTATGCCTCCTTCTATAATAATAGTTTCCGTGGCTCTGTCCCGGACGAGTTGGCTAAGTTACGTAGGCTagaatacttcaacttaaaaaataactacttcGGCGGGGAGATCCCATCATGGTTTGGGTCCTTTACGAGGCTCCACATGTTGTCTCTAGCTAATAACAGTTTCACTGGTGCGATTCCACCGTCATTGTTCCACCTCTCAGAGCTAGATGGCTTGGACTTGTCCAACAATGATCTTCAAGGGCACATTCCAGGAGAGATCGGCAAGCTTCCCAA CTTGCCATCAAATTTGTTCAACAATCTTCCCAATCTGGAAGGATTGTACTTGAGTTGGAACCTATTTCGTGGCCAAATTCCTGCAGCTTTATTTGGATGCAAGCAACTGAAAATTCTCTCTTTGTCTTATAACAATTTTGAAGGAAAGATACACAGAGATATCAGAAATTTGACAGTGCTTGAACAGCTATATCTTGGCTACAACAAATTCAATG GAACAATTCCACCGGAGATTGGTAACCTGGTGAATCTAGAGATAATCTCTTTGTCAATTACCAGGATTGGTGGCCCTATTCCCGTCAGAATCTTTAACATCTCAACATTGAGATCTATCCAAATGACGGGAAATTATCTCTCAGGCCATCTTCCATCAAGCATAGGTCTCCAGCTTCCAAATCTTGAGCGACTTCTCGTAGGAGAAAACGAACTCAGTGGTCCATTCCCTGTCTCTCTCTCCAACGCTTCTGAACTCCTTATTCTGGAATTGAGTTCAAACTTTTTCTTTGGTCCTATTCCTGATGCATTTGGCGATGGTTTAAGGAACCTAAGAATTCTCAATCTGGGGAATAATAGTTTTACCAGCAACTCTCTATCTTCAGAGTTGAATTTCTTAACGTCTTTGACAAATTCCAAGAATTTGAGACTAGTATTCCTGAGCCTTAATCCATTGAAGGGGACTCTCCCGATTTCAGTAGGAAACCTCTCTTCTTCCCTCGAAAACTTTGTTGCTGAGAGTTGCCAGATTAAAGGCAGCATACCCGAAGGAATTGGCAACTTGAGTAACTTGGTACAATTGAGTCTACAAGACAATGATCTAAAGGGAACCATTCCAACTACAATTGGAAGATTAAGGAAGCTCCAATCTTTATCATTTTCAGGAAATAATTTAGAAGGGTCCGCCCCATCTGATTTGTGTGATATAGAGAGTTTGGCTTTCTTATATCTTGGGGAGAATAAGCTAGTTGGATCAATCCCTTCATGTTTAGGCAATGTCAGTTCTCTAAGAGAGTTAGCAATGGGCGCCAACAATCTTGCATCCACAATACCTTCGACCTTATGGAGACTAAAAGATATCCAGCAACTCCAGTTATCATCAAATTCTTTAAGTGGCTCTCTCCCACTAGATATCAGCAATCTGAAGGTTGTAAGGCATTTAGATATATCAGGAAATCAATTAACAGGTGAAATCCCATCTAGCATCGGGGACCTCATTGATCTAGCTTATCTCTCTTTGTCCAATAATAGATTGCAGGGGCCTATTTCTCGATCATTTGGTGACATGGTAAGCTTGGAATTCTTAGATTTATCAAGAAATAATCTCTCAGGAGAAATTCCCAAGGACATGGAGAAACTTACAtatcttaaatatttcaatGTGTCTTTCAATGGACTTCAAGGGGAGATACCTGGTGGACCATTTAAAAAGTTCTCAGCTCGATCATTTTTGGGGAATGAAGCATTGTGTGGTTCTCCTCAGATGCAAGTCCAGCCATGTAAGACTAGAGGTCGTCATCAATCGAAGAAAGCAACTGCAAATGTATTCAAGTATATTTTACCAGCGATTGGAGCTGTAGTAATGGCTACGGCC TAATTTACTGTCCTCTACGTAATGCGTGGCAGAaggaatgagaagaaaaaaccagGAGATTTTCCAGATTTAGCAACATGGAGAAGAGTTTCATTTCAAGAGCTTGAGAGAGCAACCGATGGATTTGACGAGGTCAACTTGCTAGGTACGGGGAGCTTTGGCTCAGTTTACAAGGGGTTGTTCTCAGATGGAGTGCACGTTGCTGTTAAGGTTTTTCATTCGCAGCTAGAGGGAGCATTCAAGAGTTTTGATGTTGAGTGTGAGGTGTTGCGCAGCATCCGCCATCGAAATCTTGTGAAAATCATCACAAGTTGCTGCAACATTGACTTCAAAGCCTTGGTGCTTGAGTTCATGCCTAATTGGAGCCTTGAAAAGTGGCTGTATTCCCACAACTATTTCTTGGATCTCCTACAGAGATTGAACATTATGATTGATGTTGCGTCGGCACTTGAATACCTTCACCATGGCAATGCAACACTCGTGGTCCACTGTGATTTGAAGCCTAGCAATATCCTGCTTGATGAGAATATGGTCGTTCATGTGAGTGATTTTGGCATTGCTAAACTCCTCGGCGAAGGGCACTCGATCACACAAACAATGACACTAGCTACTGTTGGTTACATGGCACCAG AGTATGGATCCGAAGGGATTGTTTCTGTCAAGGGTGATGTGTATAGCTACGGTATTGTGCTGATGGAAACTTTTACGAGGAGAAAGCCCACCGATGAAATGTTTACAGGAGAAACGAACTTGAAACTTTGGGTCAAAGAGTCACTACCTGGTGCAGTAGCTCAAATTGCAGATGCTCACTTGAAAGATCATGGACAATATCCTGCTGCTAAAAAAGATTGTCTATCATCCATTCTGGAATTGGCCCTGCAATGTTCTGCAGAACAGCCTGAGGAGAGGATAGATATCGAAGATGCTCTCACTGCTCTCAAAAAGATCAAAGCAAAGTTTCTAAAGGATTCGCGAGGGATTGGAACTtcatatatttag